One stretch of Streptomyces sp. MMBL 11-1 DNA includes these proteins:
- a CDS encoding LIC_13387 family protein, translating into MSGVATSRPFTRRDPVRPFKVGAYGFVFLGTGHLALSAAAALATRTPERREVDTVMRESTYALLGLERTVLDVFNGMSIAMAFLADAGSCEPRESLLS; encoded by the coding sequence ATGAGCGGCGTGGCCACATCCCGCCCCTTCACCCGGAGAGACCCCGTCCGGCCCTTCAAGGTCGGCGCCTACGGCTTCGTCTTCCTGGGCACCGGCCATCTCGCCCTCTCCGCCGCCGCGGCGCTGGCCACCCGGACGCCGGAGCGGCGTGAAGTCGACACGGTCATGCGGGAGTCGACGTACGCCCTGCTGGGTCTGGAACGCACCGTCCTCGACGTCTTCAACGGCATGAGCATCGCCATGGCGTTCCTCGCCGATGCGGGGTCCTGCGAACCGAGGGAGTCGCTTCTCTCGTAG
- a CDS encoding FAD-dependent monooxygenase, with the protein MGVRHAVVAGAGIGGLAAAVALSRRGWRVTVCERAPALTGIGAGIVLAPNALRALDSIGLGSEVRAGDALPGPVGLRTPDGTWLSRSDSGAVSTRFGLSARAVHRGFLIDVLVAALPPGAVRLGVSVTGVDDAGDAVVVRTSAGDLRADVVVAADGMRSVLRGRLFPRHSGLRHAGEAGWRAVLPGAGLPPQRATETWGRGERFGVVPLADGRIYVYATTVTGPGARPTDHYAELIRRFGAWHDPIPALLDRLDRRNPDPVGILHHDFHELGSPLPRFHAGRVALLGDAAHAMTPNMGQGGCQAIEDAVVVAHLLAGDTDVPAALAAYTKARLRRTTRISRRSRRIGELVRLSHPLAVSIRNLAVRATPRVVTLRALGPVLGWQPPSGPAPTSVDVHAHVKEQS; encoded by the coding sequence ATGGGTGTTCGTCATGCCGTCGTGGCCGGAGCCGGCATCGGGGGTCTGGCCGCGGCAGTGGCCCTGAGCCGCCGCGGATGGCGCGTGACCGTGTGTGAACGGGCTCCCGCCCTCACGGGTATCGGCGCCGGCATCGTGCTCGCCCCCAACGCACTGCGCGCCCTGGACTCGATCGGCCTGGGCTCCGAAGTGCGGGCGGGTGACGCCCTGCCCGGTCCGGTCGGGCTGCGCACGCCCGACGGCACGTGGCTGAGCCGCTCCGACAGCGGCGCTGTCTCCACCCGCTTCGGGCTCTCCGCGCGCGCCGTGCACCGCGGCTTCCTGATCGATGTCCTCGTCGCCGCCCTGCCGCCCGGAGCCGTACGCCTCGGCGTATCGGTGACCGGTGTGGACGACGCCGGGGATGCCGTGGTCGTGCGTACGTCGGCGGGCGATCTGCGTGCCGACGTCGTAGTGGCGGCCGACGGCATGCGCAGTGTCCTGCGCGGCCGGCTCTTCCCCCGGCACTCCGGGCTGCGTCACGCCGGTGAGGCCGGATGGCGAGCTGTGCTGCCCGGTGCCGGCCTGCCTCCCCAGCGGGCGACCGAAACGTGGGGCCGAGGCGAGCGCTTCGGCGTCGTTCCCCTCGCCGACGGCCGGATCTACGTCTACGCCACCACGGTCACCGGCCCCGGCGCGCGGCCGACCGACCACTACGCGGAACTGATCCGGCGCTTCGGTGCGTGGCACGATCCGATACCCGCGCTGCTGGACCGGCTGGACCGGCGGAACCCCGATCCGGTCGGCATCCTCCACCACGACTTCCACGAACTGGGCTCGCCCCTGCCCCGGTTCCACGCCGGCCGGGTGGCCCTGCTCGGTGACGCCGCCCACGCGATGACGCCCAACATGGGCCAGGGCGGCTGCCAGGCCATCGAGGACGCGGTCGTCGTGGCGCACCTCCTCGCAGGCGATACCGACGTACCGGCCGCGCTCGCTGCGTACACCAAGGCCAGACTCCGGCGAACCACCCGTATCAGCCGCCGCTCCCGGCGCATAGGTGAACTCGTCAGGCTCTCCCATCCCCTTGCCGTGTCCATCCGGAACCTTGCCGTACGTGCCACGCCGCGGGTGGTCACGTTGAGGGCCCTGGGCCCGGTTCTCGGCTGGCAACCCCCTTCGGGCCCCGCCCCCACCTCCGTCGACGTCCATGCCCATGTCAAGGAGCAGTCATGA
- a CDS encoding DUF2589 domain-containing protein — MAETKKTASAKRTAPTKKTAPAKRAAQEAREGTTTSKATAGKPAPVGPGSADSGLSLPDVPLMPGEDAPPPPVDLGAELSLPFEQIIGGPLQGVIRASAMAASETAEFINKVGFDATGGVKTVAFSYNSTEPTNVNGTTGKKEVKTDVAVPLLSVVPIPYLQLSKVTLDFNVKIDSVSTKKQDSKLGGEASASGGFWGISASVKASYDSSSSSSESVTRSASMSVHVEAEQGPMPAGMEKILTMLTDNAVTVNQAST, encoded by the coding sequence ATGGCGGAGACGAAGAAGACAGCGTCTGCGAAGAGGACAGCGCCGACGAAGAAGACCGCGCCTGCGAAGAGGGCGGCGCAGGAGGCGAGGGAGGGAACCACGACGTCGAAGGCGACGGCCGGGAAGCCGGCCCCGGTCGGACCCGGAAGCGCGGACTCCGGACTCTCCCTGCCGGACGTCCCGCTCATGCCGGGCGAGGACGCGCCGCCTCCCCCGGTCGATCTGGGGGCGGAACTGTCACTGCCGTTCGAGCAGATCATCGGGGGACCGCTGCAGGGGGTCATCCGCGCCAGTGCGATGGCCGCGAGCGAGACCGCGGAGTTCATCAACAAGGTCGGCTTCGACGCGACCGGTGGTGTCAAGACGGTCGCGTTCTCCTACAACTCGACGGAACCCACGAACGTCAACGGCACCACGGGGAAGAAGGAGGTGAAGACGGATGTCGCGGTCCCTCTCCTCTCTGTGGTACCGATCCCCTATCTGCAACTCTCCAAAGTGACACTCGACTTCAACGTGAAGATCGACTCGGTCTCGACCAAGAAGCAGGACAGTAAACTCGGAGGTGAGGCGTCGGCGAGCGGCGGCTTCTGGGGTATCTCCGCCTCGGTCAAGGCCAGCTACGACTCCAGCAGTTCGAGTTCGGAATCGGTCACCCGCAGTGCGTCGATGTCGGTTCATGTGGAGGCCGAGCAAGGACCGATGCCGGCCGGCATGGAGAAGATTCTGACGATGCTGACCGACAACGCCGTCACCGTCAATCAGGCCAGCACCTAG
- a CDS encoding TetR/AcrR family transcriptional regulator codes for MTPPDRRDLIADAAISTVAAAGLRGLTHRAVDAAAGLPTGSTSYYFRTRSALISACYLRLAELSVADVDRWEAEHGRPDPESAAEALAALLHHWLTVERDRQLARFELSLEATRRPELRADLQTAGLAARSKAAAVLAALGAPDPASAADLLVAWTDGLLYDWLAGATAATRPVPDVTELTPVVRRMLAAVLST; via the coding sequence GTGACCCCACCTGATCGCCGAGACCTGATCGCCGACGCCGCCATCAGCACTGTGGCCGCCGCCGGGCTGCGCGGCTTGACCCATCGCGCGGTTGACGCCGCCGCGGGGCTGCCGACCGGCAGCACGTCGTACTACTTCCGTACGCGGAGCGCTCTGATCAGCGCCTGCTACCTCCGCCTGGCCGAACTGTCGGTCGCCGACGTGGACCGGTGGGAAGCGGAGCACGGGCGCCCGGACCCGGAATCCGCCGCGGAGGCGCTGGCCGCGCTGCTGCACCACTGGCTGACGGTGGAACGGGATCGCCAGCTCGCCCGGTTCGAACTCAGCCTGGAGGCGACCCGTCGCCCGGAGCTGCGTGCCGACCTGCAGACCGCCGGCCTCGCCGCACGGTCCAAGGCCGCCGCGGTGCTGGCGGCGCTCGGCGCTCCCGATCCAGCGTCGGCAGCGGACCTGCTCGTCGCCTGGACCGACGGCCTGTTGTACGACTGGCTCGCCGGCGCGACGGCCGCGACCCGCCCGGTACCCGACGTTACCGAGCTGACCCCGGTCGTCCGGCGGATGCTTGCCGCCGTGCTCTCCACCTGA
- a CDS encoding GDSL-type esterase/lipase family protein, protein MAPADASGGERAAADAPWVVSLGDSYISGEGGRWAGNSNKAGDGWSHTDRAHDPVTGRSDPQRVYGASFDNGCNRSDVSEVQSVTLDVRRLNLACSGATAAAVRLLENGGVPFKGEPSQAGQLQEAATGQPVRAVVVSIGGNDLGFSDIIASCVTRFLKPVGGSPCAPSAAEQVKKRLPDVWQAAVNALADVKTALGRAGHPVGSYRLVLQSYPSPLPDAPRMRYTGEKYNRFTDGGCPFFDRDLTWAHDELVPQMSAVLAKAAQDGGAEFLDLSRSFEGREVCSTTTRQADLVHPPTGETSEWMRFVTTGVSQGQRQESLHPNSFGQQALGTCLTLQLQRPADDNRCTNTAGKGPADMRLEPLA, encoded by the coding sequence ATGGCGCCTGCGGATGCGTCAGGAGGTGAGCGGGCTGCGGCCGATGCGCCGTGGGTGGTCTCCCTGGGCGACAGTTACATCTCTGGCGAGGGCGGCCGGTGGGCCGGTAACAGCAACAAGGCCGGGGATGGCTGGTCTCACACCGACCGGGCCCACGACCCGGTGACCGGCAGGAGCGATCCGCAGCGCGTGTACGGGGCGTCGTTCGACAACGGATGCAACCGCTCCGATGTTTCCGAGGTCCAGTCCGTCACGCTGGATGTCCGCCGCCTCAACCTCGCCTGCTCGGGCGCGACGGCCGCGGCGGTGCGGCTGCTGGAGAACGGTGGCGTGCCGTTCAAGGGTGAGCCCTCACAGGCCGGGCAGCTCCAAGAGGCGGCGACCGGGCAGCCGGTGCGCGCGGTGGTGGTGTCGATCGGCGGCAACGACCTGGGTTTCTCCGACATCATCGCCTCCTGCGTGACCCGCTTCCTCAAGCCCGTCGGTGGCTCCCCCTGCGCGCCCAGCGCCGCCGAGCAGGTCAAGAAGCGGCTCCCCGATGTGTGGCAGGCTGCTGTGAACGCTCTCGCCGACGTCAAGACCGCCCTCGGCCGGGCCGGCCACCCGGTCGGCTCCTACCGGCTGGTCCTGCAGTCCTACCCCTCTCCGCTGCCCGACGCCCCCCGGATGCGCTACACGGGCGAGAAGTACAACCGCTTCACCGATGGCGGCTGCCCCTTCTTCGACCGGGATCTCACCTGGGCGCACGATGAACTGGTCCCGCAGATGAGCGCGGTCCTCGCCAAGGCGGCCCAGGACGGTGGGGCCGAGTTCCTCGACCTGTCCCGTTCTTTCGAGGGGCGCGAAGTATGCTCCACCACCACCCGGCAGGCTGACCTCGTCCACCCGCCCACCGGCGAGACCAGCGAGTGGATGCGCTTCGTGACCACCGGCGTCAGCCAGGGCCAGCGCCAGGAGTCCCTGCACCCGAACTCCTTCGGCCAGCAGGCCCTCGGCACCTGCCTGACCCTCCAGCTCCAGCGGCCGGCCGATGACAACCGCTGCACCAACACCGCCGGCAAGGGTCCCGCCGACATGAGGCTGGAACCCCTCGCCTGA